One genomic region from Chthoniobacterales bacterium encodes:
- a CDS encoding type II toxin-antitoxin system HicA family toxin: MKVRQILKLIEDDGWYLDRTRGSHRQYKHRAKPGLVTVPGKPGDDLAPGTQNSILKQAGLK, from the coding sequence GTGAAAGTCCGTCAGATTCTAAAGCTCATCGAAGACGATGGCTGGTATCTGGATCGGACGCGGGGCAGCCATCGGCAATATAAACATCGTGCCAAACCGGGTCTGGTCACTGTGCCAGGCAAGCCGGGCGATGATCTTGCGCCGGGCACGCAAAATAGTATTCTCAAACAAGCAGGTCTCAAATGA
- a CDS encoding type II toxin-antitoxin system HicB family antitoxin → MKHYLIIIEGTDTGFSAYSPDLPGCVATGASREEVEREMHDAIEFHVEGLRLAGYPVPEPRSQAAYCDIAA, encoded by the coding sequence ATGAAGCACTACCTCATCATCATTGAAGGCACCGACACGGGGTTTTCCGCTTATTCTCCCGATCTTCCGGGTTGTGTAGCCACGGGTGCCAGCCGCGAGGAAGTGGAGCGGGAGATGCACGATGCCATCGAATTTCACGTCGAAGGGCTGCGTCTGGCCGGTTATCCGGTTCCCGAGCCACGTTCGCAAGCGGCCTATTGCGACATCGCTGCCTGA